The following are encoded together in the Oceanobacillus zhaokaii genome:
- the spoVT gene encoding stage V sporulation protein T: MKATGIVRRIDDLGRVVIPKEIRRTLRIREGDPLEIFVDREGEVILKKYSPINELSHFAQEYAEALFNSLQFPVLICDRDEVIAIAGESKKDYLSKNISSEMAKIIENRTQVFVEENSEFAIIEGNELQFNSYCISPIIANGDPIGCVVMFSKEGQLSKVEQKSLETAAGFLAKQME; encoded by the coding sequence ATGAAAGCAACAGGAATTGTACGTCGAATTGATGATTTAGGTAGGGTTGTAATCCCCAAGGAAATTAGAAGAACATTGCGTATTCGTGAAGGTGACCCATTGGAAATTTTTGTTGATCGTGAAGGGGAAGTTATACTAAAAAAATATTCACCGATAAATGAATTAAGTCACTTTGCACAAGAGTATGCAGAGGCACTATTTAACTCTCTCCAGTTTCCGGTTTTAATCTGTGACCGTGATGAAGTTATTGCGATTGCTGGAGAATCAAAGAAAGACTATCTTAGTAAAAATATTAGTTCAGAGATGGCGAAAATAATTGAAAACCGTACACAGGTATTTGTAGAAGAAAACAGTGAATTTGCAATCATTGAAGGAAATGAATTGCAGTTTAATTCCTATTGTATTAGTCCTATAATTGCAAACGGAGATCCAATTGGTTGTGTTGTTATGTTTTCAAAAGAAGGTCAGCTTAGCAAGGTAGAACAAAAATCACTCGAAACAGCTGCAGGTTTCCTGGCAAAACAAATGGAATAA
- a CDS encoding putative polysaccharide biosynthesis protein — MVENESNRLVKGALLLTFAGLISKILSAGYRIPLQNLTGDIGFYIYQQIYPILGMVVILSLYGFPSAISKMIVDLDENGKKPSLTGFYLPIFSILSVINGMIFLFLFFNAELVANWVGDESLTESYQAAAFAFLLVPFTSLLRGVFQGNYYMKPTAFSQVGEQFVRVFIIIAAAIAVSAQVVKLYSIGQFAAIASIAGGGMALVILVYYFVRNKPYSVDHTDIPIHYYLKQIIVFGIVAALNHMTLLVIQFADAFTLIPSLMEFGLTQMEAMEAKGIFDRGQPLIQIGTVLGSSFALALIPSISKQKLEEDPITFHHYIRSALMFSFYLAVGATIGLIAIFPETNRLLFENNQGTFDLQILVLSIFLCSIAITASSILQGLGFIKRTAGFVLGALFVKWIANQLFVPWWGVTGSAIATVLSLLVLFIFAMFELKRKLPDLNLFKQIKWRALLVASLSMIAYLLLMEYLLLGLGDNLGSRLYLLGYVLFVASTGACIFLVCLLRGGAFSEEQLKMLPFSAILVRIHKGRKINE; from the coding sequence ATGGTGGAAAATGAATCGAATCGACTGGTTAAAGGCGCATTATTACTGACCTTTGCAGGATTAATCAGCAAAATTCTAAGTGCTGGATATCGAATACCATTGCAGAATTTAACAGGGGATATTGGTTTTTATATTTATCAGCAAATATATCCCATCCTCGGTATGGTCGTGATTCTGTCGTTGTACGGATTTCCATCGGCTATTTCAAAAATGATTGTTGATTTAGATGAAAATGGAAAGAAGCCATCCTTAACAGGGTTTTATTTGCCGATTTTCTCCATCCTTTCCGTCATTAATGGAATGATCTTTCTGTTCCTATTCTTTAATGCGGAATTGGTAGCAAATTGGGTAGGGGATGAAAGCTTGACTGAATCCTATCAGGCCGCAGCCTTTGCCTTTTTGCTTGTTCCCTTCACGTCATTGCTTCGAGGTGTCTTCCAAGGGAATTATTATATGAAGCCGACAGCCTTTTCTCAGGTTGGCGAACAATTTGTCAGGGTGTTTATTATTATTGCTGCAGCAATTGCTGTGTCGGCACAAGTGGTCAAATTATATTCGATTGGCCAGTTTGCAGCAATTGCCTCAATTGCTGGAGGAGGAATGGCGCTTGTGATCCTTGTTTACTACTTTGTTAGAAACAAGCCGTACTCCGTCGACCATACTGATATTCCTATTCACTATTATCTGAAGCAGATTATTGTATTTGGAATTGTTGCAGCATTGAATCATATGACATTACTGGTTATTCAGTTTGCTGATGCTTTCACGCTTATTCCGAGCTTAATGGAATTTGGATTAACACAAATGGAAGCGATGGAGGCAAAAGGAATATTTGATCGCGGACAGCCTTTAATCCAAATTGGAACAGTCTTAGGATCATCATTCGCATTAGCGCTTATTCCATCAATTTCCAAGCAAAAGCTAGAAGAAGACCCAATCACTTTTCATCATTACATACGCAGTGCATTAATGTTTAGCTTTTATTTAGCGGTTGGTGCAACGATTGGGCTTATTGCAATATTTCCGGAAACCAATCGTTTATTATTTGAAAATAATCAAGGAACCTTTGATCTGCAAATTCTCGTACTTTCTATTTTTCTTTGTTCTATCGCAATCACTGCGTCCTCCATTCTTCAAGGATTAGGTTTTATTAAACGAACTGCTGGCTTTGTTCTCGGTGCGCTTTTTGTAAAGTGGATTGCAAATCAATTATTCGTACCATGGTGGGGTGTGACAGGCAGTGCAATTGCAACGGTTTTAAGTTTGCTTGTATTATTCATTTTTGCTATGTTCGAATTAAAAAGGAAACTGCCAGATTTAAATTTATTCAAGCAAATTAAGTGGCGCGCACTATTAGTAGCGAGCCTTTCCATGATTGCTTATCTATTATTAATGGAATACTTATTATTAGGACTAGGTGATAACCTCGGTTCACGATTGTATTTATTAGGTTATGTTTTATTCGTGGCTAGTACAGGAGCATGTATTTTTCTAGTTTGTTTATTAAGGGGTGGGGCATTTTCAGAAGAACAATTGAAGATGCTTCCATTCTCAGCTATTTTAGTTCGTATTCATAAAGGGAGGAAGATAAATGAGTAA
- the mazG gene encoding nucleoside triphosphate pyrophosphohydrolase — protein MSKIEIIGLGAGDINQLSIGTYKKLTETKATVFTRTLDHPVIKTIQEAGVRFQSFDNIYEEEEQFATVYERIVARLIEEAKATAEGILYTVPGHPMLAEKAVQLLLDQGEVEVEVVGGQSYLDDLFTSLRIDPIDGFQFVDGTSFERSQLNYRQHIIFCQVYDRFIASEVKLALLEDLPADYEVVVVEAAGSEQEVITKLPLEELDHRLEVSNLTSVYIPPAENHLLNHTFSNLREVVRVLRSPSGCPWDRKQTHETLREYAVEEVYELLDAIDQQDDEGIIEELGDILLQVMLHSQIGEDDGYFTVDDVIRGITGKMIHRHPHVFGDRDVSSVDEVLTNWEALKKEEKGETRQSVLDGVSKGMPSLAKAYQLQKKAAKVGFDWEEVQEIWQKLDEELAEVKEAIEANNQQEVEKEFGDVLFVIANLTRYYKINPEIALNLSNQKFISRFSYIEEQLGNQGKAIEDATLEEMDAYWDQAKERE, from the coding sequence ATGAGTAAGATAGAAATTATTGGATTAGGCGCGGGGGATATTAATCAATTATCGATTGGGACTTATAAAAAATTAACTGAAACAAAGGCAACAGTATTTACTCGTACACTGGATCACCCAGTAATTAAAACGATTCAGGAAGCTGGAGTTCGCTTCCAATCCTTCGACAATATTTATGAAGAAGAAGAGCAATTCGCGACCGTTTATGAACGGATTGTTGCTAGATTGATTGAAGAAGCAAAGGCAACAGCAGAGGGAATCCTTTATACTGTTCCAGGTCACCCAATGCTTGCAGAGAAGGCAGTACAGCTTTTACTTGACCAGGGTGAGGTGGAGGTCGAGGTTGTTGGTGGGCAAAGTTATTTGGACGACCTATTTACATCTTTAAGAATTGACCCCATTGATGGATTCCAGTTCGTTGATGGCACTTCCTTTGAGCGAAGCCAGCTTAATTATCGTCAGCACATTATTTTCTGTCAGGTTTATGACCGCTTTATAGCGTCAGAAGTAAAGCTGGCATTGCTTGAGGATTTGCCTGCAGATTATGAGGTCGTTGTGGTCGAGGCAGCTGGAAGTGAGCAGGAAGTAATTACAAAGCTTCCATTGGAGGAATTGGATCATCGCTTGGAGGTCAGTAATCTAACAAGTGTCTATATTCCGCCGGCAGAGAATCACCTGTTGAATCATACCTTCTCGAATCTACGAGAAGTGGTCCGAGTATTAAGGTCGCCGAGTGGTTGTCCATGGGACCGAAAACAAACCCATGAAACGTTAAGAGAATATGCCGTTGAAGAGGTATATGAATTGCTTGATGCGATTGACCAGCAAGATGATGAAGGTATTATTGAAGAGCTTGGAGATATTCTTTTGCAAGTGATGCTTCATAGTCAAATTGGCGAAGACGATGGCTATTTTACCGTTGATGATGTTATTCGTGGAATAACAGGTAAGATGATCCACCGTCATCCACATGTATTCGGGGATCGTGATGTGTCCTCTGTTGATGAAGTGTTAACAAACTGGGAAGCATTGAAGAAGGAAGAGAAGGGTGAAACAAGACAATCTGTTCTCGATGGTGTTTCTAAGGGTATGCCATCACTTGCGAAGGCATATCAATTACAGAAGAAGGCTGCAAAAGTTGGGTTCGATTGGGAAGAAGTCCAGGAGATTTGGCAAAAACTAGATGAAGAATTAGCTGAAGTGAAAGAGGCAATTGAAGCCAATAATCAGCAAGAGGTCGAGAAGGAATTCGGTGATGTCTTATTTGTAATCGCCAACCTAACGAGGTATTATAAAATAAATCCAGAAATTGCCTTGAACCTTTCAAATCAGAAATTTATTTCCCGCTTTTCTTATATTGAGGAACAATTAGGGAACCAGGGAAAGGCAATAGAAGATGCAACATTAGAAGAAATGGATGCATATTGGGACCAAGCAAAAGAAAGAGAGTGA
- a CDS encoding RNA-binding S4 domain-containing protein, translating into MRLDKFLKVSRLIKRRTLAKEVADQGRISVNGNQAKASTVLATGDELVIRFGQKLVTVKVNNLRETVRKDEAETMYTIVKEEQVQ; encoded by the coding sequence ATGCGTTTAGATAAATTTTTAAAAGTGTCACGACTGATCAAACGTCGTACATTAGCGAAGGAAGTTGCAGACCAAGGGCGAATTTCCGTTAATGGAAACCAAGCAAAGGCATCAACCGTTCTGGCAACAGGAGATGAACTTGTCATTCGCTTTGGACAAAAACTAGTAACGGTTAAGGTAAATAATCTACGCGAAACCGTAAGAAAAGATGAAGCAGAAACAATGTACACAATTGTCAAAGAAGAACAAGTTCAGTAA
- the yabP gene encoding sporulation protein YabP — MNYYENKEITTRAQTDHSVKLNNRKNLEITGVKEVDSFDNEEFLLQTVMGYLIIRGQNLQLKNLDVAEGIVTIKGKIYELSYVDEDQQEKAKGFFSKLFR; from the coding sequence ATGAACTATTATGAGAATAAAGAAATCACTACAAGAGCACAAACCGACCATAGCGTTAAGTTAAATAATCGTAAGAATTTGGAAATAACTGGTGTTAAAGAAGTTGATAGCTTTGATAATGAAGAGTTTTTACTGCAAACGGTCATGGGATATCTCATTATCCGTGGTCAAAATCTGCAGTTGAAAAATCTCGACGTTGCAGAAGGAATTGTAACGATTAAAGGTAAGATTTACGAGCTTTCCTATGTCGACGAAGATCAGCAGGAGAAAGCTAAAGGATTCTTTAGCAAGTTATTCAGATGA
- the yabQ gene encoding spore cortex biosynthesis protein YabQ translates to MTLSIQFLTMAAMVLSGFYLGLIQDTYRRFTRYWQRRILLTYVMEICFWLTQSIILFYVLYRVNAGEIRLYIVIACLLGFSMYQVVAANFYKRLLEHLIRIFTAIYNFFAKVVQVLIITPIRWIIITLFLILLTIIKLFGKIIFFILKLIAAPFKWIGYGLYQLLPEKVKKNLHKIAGFYSRMKNICIKWANSLKFNRR, encoded by the coding sequence ATGACACTGAGCATCCAGTTCCTGACGATGGCCGCCATGGTTTTGAGTGGGTTTTATTTAGGATTAATTCAAGATACCTATCGTCGTTTCACACGATATTGGCAGAGACGAATCCTTTTAACCTATGTTATGGAAATTTGTTTTTGGCTAACACAGTCAATTATTCTATTTTACGTATTATACAGAGTGAATGCAGGGGAAATTAGGCTATATATTGTGATTGCATGTCTATTAGGATTTTCTATGTATCAAGTAGTCGCTGCCAATTTCTATAAGCGATTACTTGAACATTTAATTAGAATCTTCACGGCAATCTATAACTTTTTTGCTAAAGTTGTACAAGTACTTATTATTACGCCGATTCGATGGATTATCATCACTTTGTTTTTGATCCTCTTAACGATTATTAAGTTATTCGGAAAAATAATCTTCTTTATTCTGAAGTTAATTGCTGCTCCCTTTAAATGGATCGGATATGGCCTCTATCAGCTGCTCCCCGAAAAAGTTAAAAAGAATTTACACAAAATTGCAGGATTTTATAGTAGAATGAAGAATATATGTATAAAGTGGGCCAATTCTCTCAAGTTTAACAGGAGGTAG
- a CDS encoding FtsB family cell division protein, whose protein sequence is MSSREKTVTRLDSSYMQQYDAYIERQKRKKQRLIRRLVLFSIAVVLIIGSLTAYHVKQRILHAETVKQYESLEEKIDNLDKEGAYLKEEIELLNDEEYVLDIARTNYFFSKEGELIFKIPTEDPLY, encoded by the coding sequence ATGTCATCAAGGGAAAAAACGGTTACAAGATTAGATTCGAGTTATATGCAACAATATGATGCATACATAGAAAGACAGAAAAGAAAAAAACAGCGGTTAATTCGTCGTCTTGTGTTATTTTCTATTGCTGTAGTTCTTATTATTGGTAGTTTGACCGCTTATCATGTTAAACAACGAATACTCCATGCAGAGACAGTTAAGCAATATGAATCTCTGGAAGAGAAAATTGACAACCTTGATAAAGAGGGAGCATATCTTAAAGAAGAGATTGAATTACTGAATGATGAAGAATACGTATTGGATATCGCGAGAACCAATTATTTCTTCTCAAAAGAAGGAGAACTAATCTTTAAAATCCCAACTGAGGATCCGTTATATTGA
- a CDS encoding S1 domain-containing RNA-binding protein produces MSIEVGSKLQGKVTGITNFGAFVELEAGKTGLVHISEVADSYVKDINEHLKVGDEVTVKVINVEKDGKIGLSIKKAKDRPVRKKNPKERAENFESKMNQFLKDSEDRLASLKKHTESKRGGRGARRG; encoded by the coding sequence ATGTCAATCGAAGTAGGCAGCAAGCTGCAAGGGAAGGTAACGGGTATCACTAATTTTGGTGCATTTGTCGAACTTGAGGCGGGTAAAACTGGTCTTGTCCATATTAGTGAGGTTGCTGATAGCTATGTTAAAGACATTAATGAACACCTTAAAGTTGGAGACGAAGTAACGGTTAAGGTTATTAATGTTGAAAAGGATGGCAAAATTGGCTTATCAATTAAGAAAGCAAAGGACCGCCCAGTTCGTAAAAAGAATCCAAAGGAACGTGCAGAGAATTTCGAATCGAAAATGAATCAATTTCTCAAAGATTCTGAGGATCGGTTAGCCTCTTTGAAGAAACACACGGAATCCAAACGTGGAGGTCGAGGTGCTAGAAGAGGATAG